One window of the Sulfitobacter sp. HNIBRBA3233 genome contains the following:
- a CDS encoding carbohydrate ABC transporter permease — MEKTPNQKAWFLILPVLLLVAFSAVIPLMTVVNYSVQDTFGQNQFFWAGLEWFEEMLDSDRMWNALGRQLMFSGIILAIEVPLGIFVALNMPKSGFWSSFCLVLMSLPLLIPWNVVGTIWQIFGRVDIGLLGYTLDALGINYNYTQDTFAAWATIVVMDVWHWTSLVALLAFAGLKSIPDAYYQAAKIDQASRWAVFRFIELPKMMGVLMIAILLRFMDSFMIYTEPFVVTGGGPGNATTLLSIDLVKMALGQFDLGPAAAFSIMYYLVILTISYVFYTVMTTMDNKGN, encoded by the coding sequence ATGGAAAAGACACCCAACCAGAAGGCATGGTTCCTGATCCTGCCGGTGCTATTGCTGGTGGCATTCTCGGCGGTGATCCCGCTGATGACGGTCGTGAACTATTCCGTGCAGGACACATTCGGACAGAACCAGTTTTTCTGGGCCGGCCTCGAATGGTTCGAAGAGATGCTCGACAGCGACCGGATGTGGAATGCGCTGGGCCGGCAGTTGATGTTCTCGGGCATCATCCTCGCGATCGAGGTCCCCTTGGGTATCTTCGTGGCGCTGAACATGCCCAAATCGGGGTTCTGGTCCAGTTTCTGTCTGGTGCTGATGTCGCTGCCGCTTTTGATCCCGTGGAACGTGGTCGGTACGATCTGGCAGATTTTCGGCCGCGTCGACATCGGGCTTCTGGGCTATACGCTGGATGCGCTGGGCATCAACTATAACTACACGCAGGATACCTTCGCGGCATGGGCAACCATCGTGGTGATGGATGTCTGGCACTGGACATCGCTTGTGGCGCTGCTGGCCTTTGCCGGGCTGAAGTCGATCCCCGATGCCTATTACCAGGCCGCCAAGATCGATCAGGCGAGCCGCTGGGCCGTCTTCCGCTTTATCGAACTGCCCAAGATGATGGGCGTTCTGATGATCGCGATCCTGCTGCGGTTCATGGACAGCTTCATGATCTATACCGAGCCTTTCGTCGTCACCGGCGGCGGCCCCGGCAATGCGACCACGCTGCTGTCGATCGATCTGGTGAAAATGGCGCTGGGGCAGTTCGATCTCGGGCCCGCTGCCGCCTTCTCGATCATGTATTACCTCGTCATCCTGACCATTTCTTACGTCTTCTACACGGTCATGACGACAATGGATAACAAGGGGAACTGA
- a CDS encoding carbohydrate ABC transporter permease, which produces MADTTTAIPGKLTATAPAKRRLKVKGSAVVMTLYLLFMLVPIYWLLNMSLKTNTEILNSFTLWPNDLTFANYATILTDPAWYMGYVNSLIYVLMNTAISLAVALPAAYAFSRYTFLGDKHLFFWLLTNRMAPPAVFALPFFQLYSSVGLFDTHIAVALAHCLFNVPLAVWILEGFMRGVPKEIDETAYIDGYSFGRFFVKIFMPLISSGIGVAAFFCFMFSWVELLLSRTLTTVDAKPISAIMTRTQGAAGIDWGVLAAAGVLTIVPGALVIYFVRNYIAKGFALGRV; this is translated from the coding sequence ATGGCCGACACGACAACAGCCATCCCCGGCAAGCTGACCGCGACAGCGCCCGCAAAACGCAGGCTCAAGGTCAAGGGCTCCGCCGTCGTGATGACGCTTTACCTGCTGTTCATGCTGGTGCCGATCTACTGGCTGCTGAACATGAGCCTGAAGACGAACACGGAGATCCTCAACAGCTTCACGCTCTGGCCGAACGACCTGACATTCGCGAACTACGCGACGATCCTCACCGATCCGGCGTGGTACATGGGATACGTGAACTCGCTGATCTACGTGCTGATGAACACCGCGATCAGCCTCGCCGTGGCGCTGCCTGCGGCCTATGCCTTCAGCCGCTACACGTTTCTGGGCGACAAGCACCTGTTCTTCTGGCTGCTGACCAACCGCATGGCGCCACCCGCGGTCTTCGCGCTGCCGTTCTTCCAGCTTTATTCATCGGTCGGGCTCTTCGATACGCATATCGCCGTGGCGCTGGCGCATTGTCTGTTCAACGTGCCGCTGGCGGTCTGGATCCTCGAAGGCTTCATGCGCGGCGTGCCGAAAGAGATCGACGAGACGGCCTATATCGACGGCTATTCCTTCGGGCGGTTCTTCGTGAAGATCTTCATGCCTCTTATCTCGTCCGGTATCGGGGTCGCCGCGTTCTTCTGCTTCATGTTCTCTTGGGTGGAACTGCTTCTGTCGCGCACGCTGACCACGGTGGACGCCAAACCGATCAGCGCGATCATGACGCGGACCCAAGGGGCAGCGGGCATCGACTGGGGCGTGCTGGCGGCGGCGGGTGTGCTGACCATCGTGCCTGGGGCCTTGGTGATCTATTTCGTGCGCAACTACATCGCCAAGGGCTTTGCCCTGGGGAGGGTATGA
- a CDS encoding DUF2160 domain-containing protein, with protein sequence MDWMAWTWPTAIFFIVIATTLIVFTVLAARYPETPRRGVLGMQTTRGDRLFITLLGSAFINLAWLGLVGASQPWALLVCLVYAAAVFRWV encoded by the coding sequence CTGGACTGGATGGCCTGGACATGGCCCACCGCGATATTCTTCATCGTCATCGCCACGACGCTGATCGTCTTTACCGTGCTGGCCGCGCGGTATCCCGAAACGCCGCGCCGCGGGGTGCTGGGGATGCAGACCACGCGCGGCGACCGGCTTTTCATCACGCTTCTGGGGTCGGCGTTCATCAACCTTGCCTGGCTCGGGCTTGTGGGTGCCAGCCAGCCCTGGGCGCTTCTCGTTTGCCTCGTCTATGCCGCTGCGGTCTTCCGCTGGGTCTAG